The window TCCGAGAAACTGTGCGGCGACCGAGCCCGGCATGTATTCCGGGCTCGGTCGCCCGCTATGCCGCTGCTTTTTTCGTGCGAATCATCATGGCCAGCAACAGTGCCGACACGCCGAGGCATGCGGCAACACAAACGAGCGCCACGGCGAAAGCCGGGCCGATTGCGCCCGGCCCGGTGCCCGCGCCGAGCCACGCGTAGTACACGCTGCCGATCACGGCCACGCCGAGCGCCGCGCTGATCTGAAACGTCGAATTGATCATGCCCGACATCAGGCCCGACAAATGCGCGGGCGCTTCCGCGAGGATCACGCGCAGCAGCATCGGCATCGCCAACCCCTGGCCGAAGCCGATCAGGAACAGCAGCGGCACCAGCGCGGCGGTCGACCCGGGCAGGGCCGACCACACCTCCCATGCCGCCGCGAGCAGCGCCGCGACTTCGACGAGCAGGGCCAGCACGACTGTCCAGGCGCCCGTGATCCGCGTGGCGCGCGGCGCGCAAAGCGGCCCGAGGAAGAAGCCGATGCCGAACGGCGCGAAGCGAAGGCCGGCGGTGAACGGGTCCTCGCCAAGCCCGTCCTGCAGGTAGATGGCCAGCAACAGGAACATGACCGCGATCGAGTAGAAGAACAGGGCCGCGCCCAATCCCAGCCTGACCGACGGAATCCGCAAGGCCTCCGGGTCGACCAGCGGCCAGCCGCCGCGCGCGACCCGTTGCTCGTGCTTCCAGAAGCCCAGCAGCAGGAGCGGAAAGGCGACCACGAGCAACCCGAACGACCACCACGGCCAACCGGCCTCGCGGCCTTCGATCAGCGCCACGATCAGCGAGGCGAGCGCCAGCGCCAGCAGGATCACGCCTTTCACGTCGAGCTTGCGCCCCGTCAGCCCGGCAAGCTTGGGCAGGACCGGCGTCGCGATGCAGACGACGGCGATGCCGACCGGCACGTTCAGCAGGAAGATGGCCCGCCACCCCAGGTGCAGGATGTCGAGCGAGATGAGCAAGCCGCCGATGATCTGCGCGGCGGCCGACGCGAAACCGTAGGTCGCCGCGTAGACCGAGAATGCGCGCGGCTTTTCCTGCGCGGGGAAGATCACGTTGACCGTCGCCAGCCCCTGCGGCACCATCACCGCCGCCGACAGCCCCTGCAACGCCCGTCCCACGATCAGGAAGGTAATCGTCGGCGCGAGCCCGCACATGATCGACGACGCGACGAAACCCAGGAGCCCGATCGTGAAGACGCGCGAGCGGCCGTACAGGTCGCCGAGCCGTCCGCCGATGATCAGGAACACCGCATACGACGCGGCGAACGTCGAGATGATCAACTGCAATTGGGCGGATGTCGCATGCAATTCGTGCTGAATCGCCGGCAGCGCGACATTGACGATGAAGAAATCAAGCGGCGCGAGGAAGATGCCGCACAACAGGATCGCGAGCATCGTCCAACGACGCGGCTCGACCGTGTCGCCCAGCGGCGGATGCAGGGAATTGATCGAGCTCATGCGTGCGCCTCCACGATCACGTCGGGCTGCAACGCGTCCGGCAGATGCTCGCGGCAGTAGTCCCGGAGCGCTTCGATCCGGCTCGCGCGCGAGCGCGCGAGGTCCTTCAGGACGCTCAGCGGTTCGAGACCGCCGCGCGAATCCTCGGGCGCAAGCCAGTCGACCAGGCACGCGATTTCGTCGACGCCCGCCGCGCGCAGCTGATCGACGATCGTCGCGCAACTCTGCGGCGTGCCGATCAGCGCGGCGGTCCGCGAGTAGCGTTTGAACGCGAATTCCGCGATCGCGTCGAGCTCCCGTTCGGAGAACTGCTCGATGTCCTCGCCGGGCGGCAATGCGGGTCGCAGCAGATCGATGTGTTTCTTCATGTATTGGACGAACGACGGCTTGCATTTGGCCAGCGTCCGATCGAGGTCGTACGAGACGAACGTATGCACCATCACCGTCACGCGCCCGGCGTCCGGCGCATGGCCCGCGGCGGCCAGCGCCGCGCGATACGCCTCGATGTTCTCGCTCAGCTTGCCGATGCTCTGGTCCCACAGATGCGTGAGCACGCCGGCGCCGATGCGCCCCGCGTATTCGAACGTGTCGGGGTTGCCGGTCGCCGTCACCGACAGCGGCAACGTCGCCTGCACCGGCCGGGGAAAGATCCGGATCGGCGTGGCGGTCTGCTGGCCGTCCTCGAGCGTGATCGCGTCACCGGCCCACAGCTTCCTGAGCAGCTCGATGCCCTGCACGCGATCCTCGCGGCGGGTCGCGAAGCGCTCCGGCGCGAGCACGAAGTCGCGCGGGTGCCATCCGGTGGCAATCGACACCCCCGCGCGGCCGTGCGACAGGCAGTCGACGACCGCCCATTCCTCGGCGACGCGCAGGATCTGGTGCAACGGCAGCGCAACGCTGCCGGCCCGCAGTTTCACGCGCTCAGTGATCACGGCCAGCGCAGCGCTCAGCGTGGCCGGGTTCGGATAGAACCCGCCCACTTCGTGGAAGTGCCGCTCGGGCGTCCACACCGAATCGAAGCCGTGCCGGTCGGCGAACCGGGCCGCATCGAGATAGAACGCGTAATCGGCGCCTTGCGTCGCGTCCGCGTGCGCGCCGAAGAAAAACAGGCTGAAGTCGATCGGCGTCGGCGCATCGGGTGGTTCGTGCGCCTCCCGGGGATCGAACGCGACGCGCGCGATCAGTTGCCGCGTCCCGACCGCGTCGTCGGACCACGACACGGATGCGCCGCCTATCGCCGGATGCGCACTCAGTACTGCCTCTATGTGACTAAGGTCCTGCTGGGTCGACATGTCGCAGACTCCACTATGAATTTGATTGGTTGAACCGGGCCGCGCTCACGCGCGCTCGAGCACGAGCCGGTCGGTGACGAGGCTCGCCACCCGCTCGATCAGCGGCGCGCGCATGATCGCGAAATGGTCGCAATCGAACGCGTGCTCGTCGACCGTCCGGGCCGCCGGCGTCCACGGGCGCAGCGCGGTCGCCTCGGGCGACAGCGCGTGCGTCGCGCGCAGCAGCAGCACGTCGACGTCGCAGGACGTCGGGCGGTACGCATAGAGCGCGCCCAGGTTGCGCGAGAACGTGTCGAAGACGCGGCGCAGGTGTGCGACCGGCGGATCGGCCGGCAGCACCTTCTGGTCGACCAGATCCGCCATGTAGGCCGCGAAACGCGCGTCGTCGTCGCGCGCCTGCTGCGCGAGCGCGCGCTCCGGCGGCGCGTAGCGCAGGCCCGCGATGCCCGCGAGGTCGCGGCAGAACGCCTCGAGCATCGGCGCCGGATCCGCGTCGCGTACGGGCGGCCGGGCCGCATCGGCCGGCAGGTAGTACGGATCGATCAGCGCGGTCAGGCATACGTCGCGACCCGCCGCCACGAGGCGCCGCGCGGTCTCGACGGCGACCGCCGCGCCCATCGACCAGCCCAGCAGCGCCATGGGCCCCGTGGGCGCGGCGCGCCGGATCCGGTCCGCGTAGTCGTCGGCCAACGCCTCGATGCTCGACCGCTCGGCCTCGTCGGGCGTCGCATCGGTGCGCTGGATGCCGAACATCCTCACGCCCGCGGGCAGATGTGCGCCGAGCGGCATGTACGCGTGCGCCGCGCCGCCGACCGCGTGGATGCAGAACAGCGACAACGACGCTTCGGTTTCGCCGGCGCCCGCCTGCCGCAGCACGATCACGGGCTGTGCCGCGCCCGTCGCACCGGGCTTGCTGTCGATCAGGTCGGCGAGCCCCTGCAGCGTCAGCGTCGACGTGAACGCGTCGAGCGTCAGCGTCGCGCCGAAACGCTCGCGAACCTTCCCGACGAGCTGCAGCGCCTGGAACGAGGTGCCGCCCAGCGCAAAGAAGCCGTCGTCCGCGCCGACCGCGCCGACGCCGAGAATCTCTTCCCACAGAGGCGCGAGCGAAAGCGCCGTCGCGGAACCGGACGCCGCGTCGCCGGCGCCGCGCCGGGCCGGGGCCCCGGCCTGCGCCGCGCTGCGCGCGTGCAGCTCGGTCAGCGCCGCGTGATCCACCTTGCCGTTCGCGGTCAGCGGCAATGCGTCCAGCACGTGGATCGCGCTCGGGATCATGTAGGCAGGCAACGTGTCCTGGAGCGCGGCGCGCAGCGACTGCGGCACGACGCCCGCGCCAGGCTCGGCCGTCGCGAACGCCACCAGCTGCTTGTCCGCGTCGGCGCCGCCCAGCGCCTTGACGACCGCGCCGCCCACGCCCGCGCACGACGTCAGCGCCGCCTCGATCTCGCCGAGCTCGATCCGGAAGCCGCGCAGCTTGATCTGGTGATCGCAGCGGCCGAGAAACTCGAGATCGCCGCCCGGGCGCAGCCGGGCGAGGTCGCCGGTGCGATAGAGCACCTGTCCGTCGATCACGGCGGTCAGGAACCGCTCGCGCGTGCGCTCGACGTCGCCGAGATAGCCGCGCGCGACGCCCGCGCCCGCCAGGTACAGCTCGCCCGTCTTCCAGAGCGGGCACGGCTGGAACTGGTCGTCGAGCACGTAAGCCTGCTGGTTGGCCAGCGGCCGGCCATACGGAATGGTCGGCCATTGCGGATCGAGTTCGCCGATCTCGTGAATGACCGACCAGATCGACACCTCGGTCGCGCCGCCCAGGCTGTGGATGCGCGCCGCCGGCGCCATGCGCCGGCCCTGCTCCGGCAACGGCAGCGGAATCCAGTCGCCGCTCATCATCACGTGGCGCAAGGTCGGCATCGGCGTACCCAGGTCGCGCGCCGCGTCGACGCCCAGCTGGAACAGCGCGGGAACCGAGTTCCACAGCGTCACGCCCGTGTCGTTCACGAGGCGCGCCCATTCGGTCGGATTGCCGAGCTCGGCCGGAGTCGGCACGACGACCGCGCCGCCCGTGGCCAGCAGGCCGAAGATGTCGTACACCGACAGGTCGAAGCTCAGCGACGACAGCGCGAGCACCCGGTCGCGCTCGCCGACCGCGAGCCGCCGGTTGATGTCGAGGATCGTGTTGACCGCGCCGCGGTGGTCGATCACGACGCCCTTGGGCGTGCCGGTGGAACCCGACGTGAAAATGACGTAGGCGATGTCCCGCGAACTGCGTGCGCGCGCGGGCGCCTGCGCGCCGCCGCCCGCTTCGTCGGCGAGTGCGTCCTCCGGCGCGGTGACCGCGACGACCGGCAGATTCGCCGGCCATGCGCGCGTTTCCGCCAGCGCCGGGGTCGTCACGACCGCCACGGCTGACGAGCGCGCGAGCAGTTCGTTCTGGCGCTGCGTCGGCAGGCTCGGGTCGATCGGCACATACGCGGCGCCCGCACGCACGATCGCCAGCACCGCGACAAGCTGCTCGGCGCTTTTCGGCAGCGTGACCGCCACCCGCCCCTCGCACACGCCGGCGGCGGACAGCCGGCGCGCCAGCGCGCCCGCGGCCGCCCACAGCGTCGCGTAGGTGATGCGCCGGCCGCCGCACACGACGGCCACGTTATCCGGATGCGCGCGCACCGCAGCCTCGACCAGGTCGTCGAGCAGCAGGTCCGGAAAGTCGCACTGCGTCGCATTGAGCGTGTCCCACGCGCGCTGTTGCGGCGCCGGCAGCGGTGCCCGGTACGGCGCGTCCGTCCAGTCGCGCTCCGATTCGGCGAGTTGCCGCAGGCTGCCGACGAAGGCGTCGAACATGTCGTCGATCACGCCGGGCGCGAACGCCTCGCCGACGTAATCCCAGTTCATCGTCAGGTCGCCTTGCGGCTCCTCGGCGACCTGGTGATCGAGCAGCACCTGCGGCACGTCGAGCCGGCTGCCGACGTGTCGCAGCCGCTTGAGCGCGGCCTGCTGCGCGTCGCTCAGGTTGTTGCTGGCCATCATCGACGTGAAGGTGACGGGCGCCACGAGACGCAGCGCGGAGCCCTGCGCGCGATTGACCTCGCGCGCCACCTCGATGCCCGACACGTCGATGTTCGCGACATCCTTCCAGAACTGCTTCTGCACCGCGCGCGCGAAATCGGCGAACGAGGTCGGCTGCCGCAGATCGATCTCGAGCAGCAGCGTGGTGCCGAAGTTGCCGACGACCTGTTCCATGTCGCCGTCGGCGAACGGCCGCTTCGACAGCAGGATCGTGATCGTGAAGTGGCGGCGGCTGCTCCAGCGCGCGAGCGCGCCCGCATACGCGGCGATGATCGCGAACGTGGGCGTCACGCGCTGCTGCTCCGCGAACGTGCTGAAGCGCTGCCAGTCGGCCGCGGGCAGGCTCGCGCAAAGATGCACGAAGGTCGGCTTCCGCGCGATTTCCCCGGCCCCCTTGTCGAGCGGCAGGTCGGGGCCGGGCGGCAGCGCATGCGCGCGCTTGGCCCAGTAGTCGCGGGCGCGGGCGCCGCGCGTGTTCCGCGACGCCGTGCGTTGCTCGATGTAGCGCCGGAACGTGTCGCGCACGGGCGGCAGCGGCGTGTCCGGCGCGTCGCACAGCGCCAGCAGCTCGGCCAGCAGGATCTGCATGCTGATCGCATCGAGCGTCCACAGGTTGAAGCGCAGGAACAGGCGCACGCCGGTCGGCTCGACCAGCATCCGCACGTCGAACTGGGGCCATGCGTCGAGCGGCAGGCGGGTCTCCCACATCGCCTCGCGCAAGTCCTCCTGGCCGCGACGCATCGCTGCGTCGTCCGCTTGCGCGAGGTCCCGCCGCTCGACCGGGTAGTGCGGCACGGCCGGCAGCACACGCTGCTGCCCATCCGCGCCCAGGACCGCGCGCAACATGTCGTGGCGCCGGATCAACGCATTCCACGCGTTCTCGATGCGCTGCGCGTCCATCGGCGGAAACGCCATCTCGCGCAGGAATCGAGCCGTCGTGGCGAGCGGCAGGCCGGGCTGCTCGCCGACGTAGTAGGCCATCTGCATGTCGTCGAGCGGAAAGCCATCGTTCCGCACAAGGTCAGTCGTCATTGGTCACCCGATTGATAGTGGTTCGGCGACATGCCGCTGCTACAGCAGCGGATCATGCGCGTCGAGGCCGGCCAGCGCCGCGCCGAGCACGCCGCCGAAACGGGGCACGCTGTTGGCGGTATGCAGGCTGGCCGTGTTGATGTCGGTCCATGCGCGCGCGAGCGGCTGGCTCGCGTCGACGGCGCCCAGGCCCTGCGTGCGGAACAGCTCGCCGACGGCCGTCACGCACTTGCCCAGGATCTGCGCCGCATCGAGGCGCAGCGCGGCGCGGCGCGGCAAGTCGGGAATCGTCGCCGCGCGGGCCGCTTCGACGAGCGCCGCGAGATTGCGCGCGGCGCTCGCCCGGCATTCGGCCGCGGCCGACGCGGCGAGCGCGATCGCCAGCTTCGCGTGCGGCGCGGCCGTCGCGGGCTCGCGCCCGATGCGCGCGACGCACGCGTCGAGCGCGCCTTCCAGGGCGCCCACGCCGGGCAGCGCGATCGTCAGCCCGAACAGCTGGCCGAACGGGATCCGGTAGAGCGGATTCGCGTGCAGCGCATGCCCCGGACAGACGCAGCGGAAGCCGTCCGACCCACGGAAGATCCGGTGCCGCGGCACGCGCGCCTGTTCGACCACGATGCTGTGACTGCCGGTCGCCCGCAGCCCGATCGCCTGCCAGTCACGGCGGATGTCATAGTCCGCACGAGGCACCAGCAGCGCACAATGTTCGCGGCCGCCCGCGCCGTCGTCGAGCCATGCGCCGAGCATCGCCCAGTCGCTGAAGCGGCAGCCGGACGCATAGCGCCAGCTACCGGACAGCAGCCAGCCGTCGGCGGTCGGCTCGACGCGCCCGACCGGCATGAATGACGACGCGATCACGGCGCGCGGATTCGCAAGCCATACGTCCTCCTGCGCGCGGCGCTCGAACAGCGCCAGTTGCCACGCCTGCAGGCCCAGCACGCCGACGAGCCAGCCCGCCGACATCGAGGCCCGCGCGAGCCGGCGCTGCACGTCGAAGAAGAGGTCCGGCGCTGCCTCGAACCCGCCGAAGCACCGCGGTTGCAGCACTTGCAGGAGTCCGCCCTCGACCATCGCCGCCATCAGGTCGGCGGGCAGGTCGGTGTCGGCGTGCCCGCTCGCGTGCAGGCGCGCCAGCCGCTCGGCGATGTCGTCGGCGCTGGCGAGCAGCGCGCCGCTGTCGGTCGCTTGTTGCAGTTCGCTCATCGAAGCTCCAAACGTTGGAATACTCAAGTCGCACCCGTGTGCGTGAGCCGGCCGGTCCGCGCCGCTCATTCGAACTGCGCGCAGCAGAGATGAAAGCCGCCCACGGCCCGGCCCGCTTCCGTGCCATCGGTGCGCGTCAGGAAGCGGCGCTCGATCTCCGCCGCGTCGTGGTCGTGCGTGACCACGAGTCCCGCGGCCGCGCAGCGGTCGCGAATCGCATCCCGGGACGCGCAGAAGCGGAATGTCACGCCCTCGTCGCGCTCCATCAGCTTCACCTGTTCGCCGCCGTAGTACCCGGCCGGATTCACCAGCACGGCGCCGTCGAGGTAGTCGAACGCCACGCAGGCGCCCGCCGGCGCGCGACGCGCGCGCAGCGCGTAGAGCAGGCCTTCGAGGAACGCCGGGTCGAGGTAATAGAGGACGCCCTCGGCCATCACCGTGAACGGCGCCGTCCAGTCGACGCCGGCCGCCTCGAGCCGCGCGACGAGGCTGCCCGCATCCGGTTGCGGATCGATCGGCACGATCCTGTTCGCCGGCGCCGCAAGGGCCGCCGCGGCGGCCCGCTCGGCCTTCGCCCGATGGACGTCGGGCGTATCGACCTCATAGAACGTCAGCGACGCCGGCGCGTCGAAGCGCCACGCGCGCGAGTCGTATCCGGCGCCGATCAGCACGAACTGCCGGACGCCGGCGTCGACGCTGCGCGCGACCACCTCGTCGAAAAAGCGCGTGCGCGCCACCACGTAGCCGTACAGGCCGGGCGCCGTGGCTTCGAAGCGGTTCAGCATCGCGCGGCGCATGCGCAGCAGCATGCGCGTCTCGTCGTCGAGGAAACGCTGCGCGAGATGATCGCCGCAGCGCACCGAAGCATCCGGCTCGGCGTGACCGAGCGCGCGCAGCATCGTCACGCGCAGCGCCGGCGTCAGGGTCGGCCCGTCGTCACGCATGAGTCGCATCCCGCGTGATCCGCACCAGGTCGGGCTTGCCGGACGGCAGCTTGGTCACCGCGTCGACGATCGTGCAGCGCGACGGCACCTTGTAGTCGGGCATCCGCTCGCGGCAGAACTGCAGCAACGCGTCGGCGTCGATCTGCGTCTTGTCCCTGACGACCACCTGCGCGGCGAGCTCCTCCGTGCCGAACGCGCTGTTGAACGGCGCCACGGCCACGTCGATGACGTCCGGATGCGACGCGAGGACCGTCTGCACCTCGACCGGGTAGACCTTGTAGCCGGAGCGCTTGACGAACGACGACGCGCGCCCCAGCACGCGCAGCCCGTCGTCGTTGAGCACGCCGATGTCCTCGGTGTCGAGCCAGCCGTCGTCCGTGATGCGCTTGTCCGGACGGCCGAGGTAGCCCTGCATCGCCGGGCAGCCGCGTACGAGGATCCGGCCCGCCGCGTCGGGATCGCCGAGCGGCGTGTCGCCGTCCCCGACGATGCGCACCTCGACGCCCCGCGCCGGATAGCCCACCCCGTGCGGCGCGCGCCGCTCGCCGAGCCGCTCGCAGCTGATCAGCAGGAATTCGGTCAGGCCATACGTGCGCAGCAGCGGGATGCCGTAAAGCCGCTCGAAGCGCTCCTTGATCGGCTCCGGCAGCGGCGCCGCGCCCGATACCGCGACGCGGATCCGCGAGCCGAGCGGACGCTTCGCGAACGCCAGGAAGCCGTAGAAGCTCGCCATCGACAGCAGCACCGTCGGCTCGATGCGCGCCAGCGCCGCGAGCCGCTTCGACAGGTCGTCGTCGAACACCGGCGCGATGCATGCGCCGGCGTACAGCGTCGCGTTCAGGCCGCGATTCTGGCCATACGCGTGCCAGAACGGCACGGTCGTCAACTGCACGTCCGCGGCGGTCAGGTTCACGCTGTTCGCGCATTCGAGACTGGCCGCCAGCAGGCTCTCCTGCGTCAGCATGACCGCCTTCGGCTTGCCGCTGCTGCCCGACGTGAACAGCAGCTGCGCGGGCGCTTCGGCGCCCGGATACCACGGCGCGGCGTCGGGCGGTTCGAGCGCGGTGACGGTCGGCACCTGCGCGCCGTCGGCCGCGATCTCCACCCGCCAGTTCGCGCGCGACACCTCGAGCAGCGTCTGCTGCATCGCGTGCTCGAGCTGCGGCTCGATCGGCGCGGCGGTCGCGCCGATCGACCAGACGGCGATCAGCGCCGCGACGTAATCGTCGGACTCGGCGCAGCAAACCGCGACACGATGGCCCGGCCGGATCCCTGCGTCGAGCAGTTGCGCACGCACGGTGTCGACGCGCGCGAGCATCTCGCCGTACTCGACCTGCCGGTCCTCGAGGCGCAGGAGCGCCGCACCCGGGCGCGAGCGTCCATGAAAGCGCAAAAGGTCGTACATCGAATACATGGCTGCACTCCTCTCAGGCCGTCTTGACGGGATTGTTGGTATTGAGCTTCTCGACGAACTCGTTGATCGACAGGCTGAACAGCTCGAACGCGTTCTCCAGCTCGAGCTCGTAGCCGAGCAGATCCTGTATTTCGATCAGCGCCCGCATCATCCGCAACGATTCGAGCTTCAGCCCGGAATCGAGGATCGGTATGTCGAGGCTGATATCGATCTCTTGCCGAAACACTCGGCGAAATACGTCCACTACGTCTTCCGTCGTGATCGCCATGATTTCCTCATTGAAATGATCTCGCGCACTGCATGCCCATCGCGTCAGGCGACGCGCTGCAGGCGTTCGTAGAACGGCGGGAACAACCCGGACTCGAGGAAGCGCAACGCGTCCTCGCGCTCCGCGCGCGCGGCCGCGAGCCGCTCGGCGATGCCGGCCCGCACGTGCGCGGGCACCCACGCGTGCTCGTCGATCCGGTCGGGCGTGAAGACCTGGTAGCTGGCGCCCTTGGTCGCCAGCAGCGCGTCGTCGCGCGGCGAATAGAAGATCGCCTGCCGCACCGGCCGCAACACCTGGTAGAACGGGGCCGTCACGCCGAACGGCGAAAATTGCCGATAGCGCGTGCGAAACTGCGCTTCGCGCATCGCCAGCGGCCACTCGAGATTCGCATGATCGGCGTCGACCACGCGCGCTCCGTCGATGCGGGCGAGCACGAAGCGCGCGGCGTCGACGCGCGTGACCTCGAACTCGCCCGTGCGCAGCGCGCCGGCGTCCGGGACCGGAAGCATCACGTTCCGGTAGTACGGATCGCACACCCACATGCCGCCATCCAGCCGGACCACGACGAGCGGCTTCGACAGCGTGATCCTCACGCCATTGCGCTCGTCGTGGTAATCGGCGTTGATCAGCCGCGCGTCGAAGCCGGCTTCGTGCAGCACGGCCTCCAGCAGCACGCTGTGCTCGACGCAATGCCCGCCGCCGCCGTCGAGCACGGCCGCCAGCATCTGCCCGGCGTTCTTGATGAGCACGCCGGACGCAAGATTCGACAAGGTCTCGTACGGTATGCCGAGCGACAGGTACCAGTCGAACAGCCTTGCGAGCCCCGCCGGCGACACCTCGACGTCGCTCAGGTATCCCAACTTTGACAAATAGCGCATCTCTCCTCCGTCAGGCGCCGACGAAGCGCGGCGGCCGGCCTTCCGCGCGCGCGTTCATCGCCTCTTTGAAGTCCTGCGAATCGAACGCGTCCAGCATCTCTCGATTCGCGATCCCGGTCGATTCGTGCAGCGTCTGCATCGACGCATCCCAGACCTGCCGCTTGATGATGCGCAGCGAGCGCGGCGAGCACGCGCGGGCGATGTCGCGCGCGTACTGCATCGCACGCTCGAGCAGCGCGTCGGCCGGGCAGACGAAGTTGACGAGCCCGAGCCCCTTCGCCTCCTGCGCGTCGACGCGCCGCCCGGTGAGCAGCAGGTCGAGCGCGTTGGCCGTGCCGATCGCGCGCGCCAGCAGCCACGCGATCCCGTGCTCCGCGACCAGGCCGGTGCGCGCGAACGAGGTCGCGAACACCGCATCCTCCGACGCGAATCGCACGTCGCACGCGAGGCCGAGCACGAACCCGCTGCCGGCGGCCGGCCCGTTGATCGCGGCGATCACCGGCTTGCCGATCGACGGAAAGTAGTTGAACAGGCCCTCGAAATCGGCGCGCTCGGACGCCCGCGGCATCTCCGGCGGGAACTCGGTGCTGCGCCGGCGCGCCCGGTTCTCGTCGGTTTGCGACAGGCAGGCGTAGTCCATCCCGGCGCAGAAGCTGCGGCCCGCCCCGGTCAGGACGATCGCCCTGACCTCCGGGTCCAGCGCCGCGCGGGCGAACGCGTCGGCCAGCTCCGCGCCCATTTCCGGCGTCCACGCATTCAGGCGGTCCGGCCGCGCGAGCCGCACCAGCGCGACGCCGTCCGAGCACGCGTATTCGATCGTCGTATAGCTCATGAAGCCGCGACCTCGCCGGCGCCTGCGCGCGCGTTGTCCACGATCTCGTAGAACAGCTTGTGCAACGTCTCGTTGAACGGCGCCTCGCGCAGCCGCGACTGGATCATCGCGCGCAGCGATTCGCCGTTGCCGTCGTCGACGATCGCGTGCAGCAGGCTGCGCAGATACGTCTCGAGCTCGCCCGCGCGGTTGTACGGCAGCGGGCTGCGCGGCTCCTGCAGGAACGCGACGATGTCGCGCGTGCCCACCTCGATCAGCCGGTCCATGTCCCAGCCGTCGACGCGCGCCTCGTCGATGACGGCGAACGGATTACCCTCGTACGCTGCGTCGCGCAGGCCGAGCTCCTTCGCGATCAGCGTCGCGACGAGCGGCGCCATCAGCACAACGTTGCGATAGGTGCCGGTCGCAATCAGCAGGTTGGGCACGCGGGTCTTGCCGACGAGCGGCCGCCGGAAGCCGGCGATCGGGCGGAAGCCGACGCGGATCTGCTCGATGTGGCTCGTGCGGATATCCGTGTTGATCTGGTGGATCGTCTCGTCGAACAGGCCATGAAGCTCGGCCGGCTGCACCTTCTCCTCGCTCTCGTGGTCGACGCCCATGAAATTCGTCGCGCCGACGTAAAGCAGGCCGCTCGCGGGACGGGGCACGACGTGAATGCCGCAGGCGAACGCGCGATTCGGCGTGCGGATCGTGTGCGCCACCGACGGTACGCCGCTGACGAGGCACGACACGCCCTTGCCGAAATAGAGCGGCGGCAGGCCGGCGTCCTCCACCAGCGTGGGGTC of the Burkholderia ubonensis subsp. mesacidophila genome contains:
- a CDS encoding arylamine N-acetyltransferase, translated to MSKLGYLSDVEVSPAGLARLFDWYLSLGIPYETLSNLASGVLIKNAGQMLAAVLDGGGGHCVEHSVLLEAVLHEAGFDARLINADYHDERNGVRITLSKPLVVVRLDGGMWVCDPYYRNVMLPVPDAGALRTGEFEVTRVDAARFVLARIDGARVVDADHANLEWPLAMREAQFRTRYRQFSPFGVTAPFYQVLRPVRQAIFYSPRDDALLATKGASYQVFTPDRIDEHAWVPAHVRAGIAERLAAARAEREDALRFLESGLFPPFYERLQRVA
- a CDS encoding FAD-dependent oxidoreductase is translated as MKKVIVIGGGVVGLSIALELTECGVQVINAFDRAGDVLSASRAAGAMLGAFGEVTADDGPAEIEELDFRLAAQRYYPAWLARLQELSGMKVTQVPGTVIIANNEGVRDRDCIRRMHDEAQRRGEPAQWIEPEDVPGLKPSAARAPALCLYLGNEHAVDSGELLDAMIAALARRDAYTHLDTDVTSVKPDGDAWTATLRDGSTITADAVILANGSRALQCLDPTLVEDAGLPPLYFGKGVSCLVSGVPSVAHTIRTPNRAFACGIHVVPRPASGLLYVGATNFMGVDHESEEKVQPAELHGLFDETIHQINTDIRTSHIEQIRVGFRPIAGFRRPLVGKTRVPNLLIATGTYRNVVLMAPLVATLIAKELGLRDAAYEGNPFAVIDEARVDGWDMDRLIEVGTRDIVAFLQEPRSPLPYNRAGELETYLRSLLHAIVDDGNGESLRAMIQSRLREAPFNETLHKLFYEIVDNARAGAGEVAAS
- a CDS encoding class I adenylate-forming enzyme family protein, with translation MYSMYDLLRFHGRSRPGAALLRLEDRQVEYGEMLARVDTVRAQLLDAGIRPGHRVAVCCAESDDYVAALIAVWSIGATAAPIEPQLEHAMQQTLLEVSRANWRVEIAADGAQVPTVTALEPPDAAPWYPGAEAPAQLLFTSGSSGKPKAVMLTQESLLAASLECANSVNLTAADVQLTTVPFWHAYGQNRGLNATLYAGACIAPVFDDDLSKRLAALARIEPTVLLSMASFYGFLAFAKRPLGSRIRVAVSGAAPLPEPIKERFERLYGIPLLRTYGLTEFLLISCERLGERRAPHGVGYPARGVEVRIVGDGDTPLGDPDAAGRILVRGCPAMQGYLGRPDKRITDDGWLDTEDIGVLNDDGLRVLGRASSFVKRSGYKVYPVEVQTVLASHPDVIDVAVAPFNSAFGTEELAAQVVVRDKTQIDADALLQFCRERMPDYKVPSRCTIVDAVTKLPSGKPDLVRITRDATHA
- a CDS encoding enoyl-CoA hydratase-related protein, which encodes MSYTTIEYACSDGVALVRLARPDRLNAWTPEMGAELADAFARAALDPEVRAIVLTGAGRSFCAGMDYACLSQTDENRARRRSTEFPPEMPRASERADFEGLFNYFPSIGKPVIAAINGPAAGSGFVLGLACDVRFASEDAVFATSFARTGLVAEHGIAWLLARAIGTANALDLLLTGRRVDAQEAKGLGLVNFVCPADALLERAMQYARDIARACSPRSLRIIKRQVWDASMQTLHESTGIANREMLDAFDSQDFKEAMNARAEGRPPRFVGA
- a CDS encoding class I SAM-dependent methyltransferase, with the translated sequence MRLMRDDGPTLTPALRVTMLRALGHAEPDASVRCGDHLAQRFLDDETRMLLRMRRAMLNRFEATAPGLYGYVVARTRFFDEVVARSVDAGVRQFVLIGAGYDSRAWRFDAPASLTFYEVDTPDVHRAKAERAAAAALAAPANRIVPIDPQPDAGSLVARLEAAGVDWTAPFTVMAEGVLYYLDPAFLEGLLYALRARRAPAGACVAFDYLDGAVLVNPAGYYGGEQVKLMERDEGVTFRFCASRDAIRDRCAAAGLVVTHDHDAAEIERRFLTRTDGTEAGRAVGGFHLCCAQFE